GGCATTGCACTTCCATGAGTGTGAAACCAATGAGAGTGGGGACTGGAGGTTTTGTAATGCACCTGGCTGCTTTTGATGGATTCTCGCTATACTGCAGTGGTGCACAGTGAGCACAGAGCACTGTGGAAACCTATTGATCTCAATCAGAGAGTGGGGTAGAGCTTGTCTCGTCACTGCAGCATTGTGCAGTTTATTAAGGAGAACTGCCAAGACACTGCACTCACAAATCAATATCTGGAAACATGTTTGTTGTTGGAGTAACATGTGGAATATGTTTGAAAGCACACAATTAATCTGTTAGCTTGTTGTGCATCAGTGCTCATTCATTTCATTCTGTAAAGGTCCACAAACTCGACTTCAGCTGCATGAGCTCATTTAAGGAGAGATTTATTCTGTTAgcaatataattaataattaatgaaAAGATGTTGAAAGACATTgatgaaataaaagcatttgGCAAACATGTTGCTCTACTGTTGCACTTAGTCCCACCTGTGGGTCAGATTGTTTTTGTACAGTGTTGTCTGATGAAGTTGTGCTTTTTGTACCAAGAAATAAATCTGTTTAGTCAATGTGCAATTCATCCTGTTTTGCTGTAATAAGGCTTAAAAAGATTAGACGCTGGTCTTTCAACTATTAATAACTGAATCATTCAGCCGTTTAGAATTCAGATACCCACACTTCAAGTATGCTGTATTAACAATTAACAATCCTCATGACCTTATTAAGAGCTACATTATCTGAAACTCTAGAATCTCCAATATGGAAGATAAGGTAAGTTAATAAATTGGGAAGGGTTGAACATGTCTTAAGTTTCACATTACTCCCTAAAAGTGGATGTTTATCCAAAGTGCAGTAGCAGATACGGATATTGATGCTTTACCCTGCATAAAGTAGACaatgtacaaatatatatatatataatatattattgtttattcatctgttttatttgtgtcaAACATGAAACTTCCAACCAGTTTTATCAATGTCACCTACAATGGAGTCACAATTAAAGGCTACACATTAGTGAGCAGCAAATAGGCCCACTGACAGATTGTACAAAATAAggcatacattacatttttgattacAAGAAAAGCGCCAATTTAAGCAGACTTAAATGTTTCAGTTTACTAAACACCAGCATTGATACAATATGAAACCTAATCAAAAGTTAGTCCAAATTCATAGATATGGTTCTTTGGATCTAAATCTGAATGATTTGGTCCCATACTTACATGATACTCTAATCTATTAGACTTGTGACAGATGTAAACCcctttttaaatggaaatggaGAAAAGAGAGTTGGTTGAACGTACTTAATATTTTAGTGAATGTACTATTTGTATAATGAACAATATAATGAAATGTGCAAGTGTTGACTTTCACTTAACTCTGTAATTTAACAGAGgaacttattattattagaatgCTTCAGATTTATGCGAATCCAATAGTTGCACTGATGCACTAATAAATAGTAAGCATTTATGAGCATACCGCCTTAGTTTGAATCACTCACATAGCAGATGTAAAAGAAACATCCAATAAAATGTTTCCGCCTGGAGCTGTCTGGTAGGCTTCAGTAGGTCAGTGGGCCATTAGCCTGTGAGAGCCAGCTTCATACTGTGTAAGTCAAGAGGTACAAAGGGCCACCACATCCCAGCGGTAACAGGTCCTTGTAACGCGGCCTAACAGTGCCCTCCAGTGGATACATCAAGGGGTTATCGGCGCCACCGGTCATCGATGTTCAGTTTACTTTTTCGCTCTTTGGTTCGACGTGCGAATTTAAATCgcgttttgttttcttattaggATGTTTCCAGCAGCAAAATGCTGCTGAGAGGATTACACGTTATTCAAAGGGAATGCAGTCTATTTGTCATTCCCTCTCCTCCGCGAGGACACACCAGGTCAGTGTGCTTGGTTGAGTTGTGGTGAAAGACGCAACTCGTGGAGAAGAAGAGTTTACTAATCGCCGAACAGGAGGATTTTGGACATATATATCCGCTTTCAAGGGTTTGTATCCACTTGGTATTGTTCTCCAAATGAAATGTGTCGCTTTCAACGTAGTGGGCGAAAAGTTAGGTTACTTTTCTGAACACGTTTTCAAACTCTTGGAGCCAAACTTTATTCGAGTTTCTGTGTTAAAGCTTTGATGGCGCGTTAACGTCAATGGCGTTTGAAGAAAATGATGCTACGTTTTATCACATTTGTTTTGGACCAACAGTTACATTGTTCCGTTAGTATGTGATGGTTTTGACGCATTTTTCGTGCACAGTTTGTAGTGATTTAGATGTGTTTGCAGCTATGTTTGTAACGTGGACTTAAAATTAACCTCCATCTGTCTATTTTTAGcatgattttaaaaatgaaggATGGTTTTGTTCAGAGCTGCAGtcaccaaagtgtgtgtgtgtgtgtgtgtgtgtgtgtgttactgtggtCAGGGCTGAGTGAACAAGCAACTGCAGGGCTCTATCAGTGGCCCCAAGCCCAATTACTGCAGAATGGGTAACTTTTCCAGCAAGGACGGCCATGGACCCTCAGGTAGGTCAAcctacagaaacacacacgttcacacacCTTGATACAGCTTGAACTGTATGGAGTAGGAGGATGGAACagtgggggggaaaaagagaaatacagaaagattgAGGAGACCATGAAAGAGGGGTGGATAAGGAGTAATCAGGAAATAGAAGGCCACAAAAGGAAAAGCAagttgaaagtgtgtgtgttgagcgGCAACAGGAATCTTGGCAGCCCTCCGGTGTGTTGCACAGTGAGTGGTCATTCTCCTCGCATCCCTATGTGATTCGTTCTGGCCCTGCTGGGCCAGCTGTGATGAATCGACAGAATTCCCCGGCTCAGCACAAGGGCAACGGATTAATCATAGGAAGCCTAATggtatctcacacacacacacacacacacacacNNNNNNNNNNacacacacacacacacacacactctttcattCAGTAAATCTGCCACCCGTGCGCATGGTTGGACAAGCACATTAAGGCTTGGAATGAAGAAGTAAAAAGCAGGGGTGGCATCAGAAAGTTATTAGACAATCCTGTCATTCTTTCCCAATGATTTGGCCTTACAGCAGGTGGTGTCTATGTAAATGTTCGACTGCTGCTCttagatcatttaaaaaaacaaagaaaaaaaacattaattttgcTCGCAGTGAGGCTCTTGTCCAAacaaggaaaagaaaggaaagaaggagaCATGAGGCCCGGTGGTTACCATAGCTTCTAAAGTTATTATTGGTGGATTGCTATTGTGTCAAGTTAAGAAATGGATTTGCGCCTGACTGCTGCAAATTGGTCTATGTATAGGAAACATTTGGTCCTGAATTTGGAGTGTCACACAACATTGTGGATGAGCAACTCAAGAGGAATGTGTTGTATTAAAGCATTCATCTTCAGGGGCATGGCCTGGATGTTTTCTGGTCCGGTCACTTCTCTGAatggtgtttattttttttttgtgtcaacatgCTAGACTAGTGACCACTAAACTGTGTCCTTCAGTCTGTTCATGATTCAGTTTTACAGTCAGTTCTTTCAATTTGTCTCCCACAATTATTCAGAAATTTAAAGCTCAAACCCCTGTAAAACATGCTTATTTAATTGTTGCTTCACTTGAATGTTTGGCCCTCTCTGAGCAAAATGATTTTCGTGCAGAGTTTGACACTAGAAAGCTGTTTTTACATTCATCTGCTGAAAGAGGAACGTTTCTCTGTGCTCACCTTCAATCTCCGTTTAAGACGAGCATGtttttgtgacatcacaactgttTTGGAAGCCAATCACAGTTCAGTATGCCACTTGCACTTAAAGGCCCAGTATGTAACATGTTTAGTTGTTTTCAAACTTGTCCTTTCCCATCATTGTTTACCACCACcgtcaattccaagtattcctattggcttgaaattttacattttcatttgcatgaACTGTGGTAGACTCTCCGTAGTCATGCGCTATCTTGTAATATgttagccggtaagggacatacaggacatacttCTCCGCCTTTTGCGTTTTCACTGTCGCATGATAAAACTCCcaggtgctgctaatgctgctaatgggtattgTTGCTACCGGCACCGGCAAGTTTGAAGAGGGAAATGTGGAGGACCACACATATTTAAAATCCAAATTTTAGGagcaggagtcttcttcttcgcctagaaaaagacaaagaatattgaaaagagcaagagacattttgaagcgtgaaggctacggtagctgtaatacgtacgTTGAACTGTGTAGCGCAAGAGATTTAATTGCGATACAGGATCTCagcgctagatgggagaaattccttcACATTGGACCTTTTTTCAAGTGTGTTGTGGAAAGTTATCACCTCCAGTCCACatgcagtcagtcagtcagttgaCATCAGTGAAGTACGAGGGAGAACAAGTAGGTGTAATTTTACTGAGGTAATTGCACTTTTTTTGAGGAAAAACATTATAGCGGACaatatattaatgttattatttaatctgaACTCAATTGTTACTCTTCTTTAGGGGCCCATGGTGATAGTTTCCACACTCCTCCTGCTTCTCCACAGAGTGATGGGCTTCCTTTGATGCCCAATGCCTCCCAACTCCTACCCCCTACCTCACCTCAACCTTCCCCTGCAGCGCCGGTTACATCTCCACCTCCAATCCCAGTCCTAACATCCAGTGGGAAGAAAGTACAGTCCAGCACTACCCCTTCCAGTCCCCCTCCGGATTGGAGGCCCCATCCACCTGTCAGTTCAAATAGTTCCACCATTGGCCCTGGAGTTAGCCCCCTGCACAGCAAGCCACAAAGTATTGTGGGTAAAGAACAAGTTGCTTTTGGGAGGAATGGGGGTCCCCCTACCTCCACCCCTCGGCCTCTGGTCTCCCAGGGGCAGACTACAAAGAGCCCGTCTTCTACGTGGAGTCCCTCACCTGTGGTGGTGGGCGGCTTTTCTGGGCAGAACTGGAGGGAAAGGGACAGTGGTCTGAGTCAGTCTTTACTGCCCGCTCACGAGGCTGGGGGCAGCCTGGGTGAGGAGCTGCAGAAGCTGCTGGAGGAGTCTAGTACAACACTGGGTATCAATGCCAGTCTGGATGGGGCCACGAACACAGCAGGTAAGATGTaaacaaaatactgtatatactgccgAAGAATAATATTCAGGTCTGCAGAaattttaaaggacttgccattTCATTGTGGGACTAACATTTCCCTGTTTTAAGATGGGCAAATACATCTCCTTGTCATTTTGATCTTGTCTTCTGACATTTCTGTATCCTTCCCTCAGAGATACTAAAACATCTACTGACAGAAGTAAAgaatttgaagagtactttacAGGTGAGATgcggttgtttttttttttaatattctggCCAGTTTCTTTTCTCCAATTAATGGCTGTGTTTTCAGTGTGATACTAATTGGAATTTACCAATCACTAAACCCCTTCCCCAAACAGCGATTGTCCAATCGCTTAGCTTAGCAATTGTATGTAGGCCTGCTATGCTTGTCCAGTTTTGGATGTCTCTACATTGAAGCAGTGTGCATGGAGCTGTATTACGATCTAAACTTCAAATATAAACAGTTTGGAATGTGGTGTCAGCCATTCCAAAGCTAAAACTACAAGAGAAATAGTGTAAGGCATGGATATGTCCGGCTATGTAGCTCAATACCACTACTACTATAATGTATGTAACAACCAAGTGCTCATTTAAGACCCATTTTACAGGGTTCTCATTATAAAACAAGTCAGCTGAAAACACTAAAGGGGTTTCTAAAATTACTATAACTTTCGAAGATGGTGTCTTGACAGACATACTAATGGTAACTGAGAGGAGCAGGGCTTTGGGAAAAGTCAATTAGGGACAATATTGACAGAGAAAATACCTCAGTCTTCTAGTGAATGTAGTTTTTGAACTTTCATATCAAAGCTTGTCTTGCATTTCCCACTAAAAATGTACCTTCTGCTATCTTAATTCCGGTTTTccaaacatgaagaaaaattCTTTTTGCCAAAACACTTGAAAGACAACAGTGTAAAAGTATAGAAATGTAAACAGGATGTCTCTCACTCCAATTATACATAAGTCAGAATAGTAGTTGTGACCTTTCATCCAGGAGATAACACCAAAACACACCCTGTCACCCTCCATCCCCCCCACTATCACAATATTCCTTGGACTGGGCCCCGCTGGGAGCTGCAGCTTTGCTAATGAAGATCTTCCTGTCCTCGGCTTCTCTTCAGAGGCCCAAAAGAGAAACCTCTTTGAGGTTTTTTGTAGCTCATACTTGTAGAGTGGATCAGAAGTAGTTGCATATGCTTGTGGCTCCTTTTGAAAGAAGAACACACATCTTCAATGTTGGCAGGACACCTTTTGCCTGCACACATTTATTTCTCTACCTCGTACCCCAGCAGAAGATGGTTGTCCAATAGGCCAGTTGACCAGCGGTTGTGGATTGACTCACTCTCAGGTCCCGAACCCAAAGTGAAAGATAAACCATgcacaataaaatgtataattctGCAAGCATTCTTCAGTCCTATTGCTCGGGCGTTCCATGCTCTTATGAGGATGGTGATATGCTGCGGTAATTTCCTGTCAGTTGTCCGTTCCAATTCCTGACCCTCCCTTATGAGGATTGTAGCCAGAGGCTCCCAGCTTCCTCTGGATCTGTCACAAATTATGACAGCTGGAATATGGCCTACAGCATGCCTCCCTCAAactccatctctttttttcctattttcttcCCTTTGTGACTGTCCTTACctctactattttttttattttgccatgTATTATAATCAGAATTATTTAAGTGATTAAATTGCAACCAAGTGCTAATCTGACACACATTGCAATCATGTAGTCTTCTACTCCACACGTCCTTGTCACCTCTTTCTTGATATTGAGTCCCTGCTCTCTGCtgtcttttcttcctctctcctccacttTCCCATATCCATGTTAAAAACCTGGAAATATAAGCCTTGCACAGGCCAGCCAAACTTCAGAAGGACTGGGGTATACCACTGAGAGGTAGCCATGTATTAGAAATAGGAGCAATTCAACACTGTGTTTACATGGGCCCTCGCTAGGGCAATATAAGCCTGCAAAGCTCGACTCTATGAACCCTCTCAGTCTGTTCTGCTGTCCTGGGAGCCTTTTGTGGCAAGCCAGAGACTGGGAGTGCAGTGCAGAGGAGGGGGTTCACATTCGGCTGTTCAGGAGACAAAACTTGTTTTGTCTTGTGCTGTGGGAGGGGGGGCTACAGTTTGCAAATACTGACTgaccatgtgtgtctgtgtgtgtgtgtgtgtgctccacGTGAGACAGAAAACTCATGTACAGATGCATTAAAAGTCTTGGCTCgtgcaattgttttttttaaaactttgtatGGAAGCCTCCGTCCTTTGCTGTGCCTCTTTGCCTTTTGTTCCTTTCCTCATTCTTTCTCCATCAGAGAGCTGACCGCTCCTCTCTGTGCACAAGAACTCAAAACAATTACTCCAGCTTTCGCTGCATTGCTCTTCTCTATCTCATTCCttacttcctctctctgtcttctccccACCCCTGCTCTGCTCTATCTGGCTACCTCACCTCCTAGTCTGCTCTTTCACTTCCATTCATCTGACCCCAAGTTACTAAAGCCTTTTTTCTTTAGTTCTGacctcgtttaaaaaaaaaaaaaactttattctgTGTAATTTAAGTAACCATTATTCTCCCAGTCACATTTTGTCAGCTAAGCCTCACCCCCACACTTTTTAATCTGTCTTCATCCCTGCATTCCCAAATGCTACtatgtttctgtctctcctcagTCATAATCTATTTCCGAGCTGAATTCTGAAACACATGATTACCCAATGTTCAGCAAACTACTAAGGATGTTATCCGACGTaccatctgtctgtgtgtgtgtgtgcgcgtgcgcgtggtCGTGGTTTGATATGTGTTCCCTCCCTCCTGGTGATTTAGTCGATCTCAAAGCACTGTTCCAGGTTAAGTTCCAGGTTAACGCTGTTGGAGATTTCCAGGAACGATCTCCAGGCTCCCTCAGCTCAACCCAGACTCAAAACGGCCCTTTATCTAGAGGTTTGCAGAGGCTGTTCTCATGTAGAATGAAGATTTAGTGTGTTTGGGACAATTGGATGAGGGGGCTTGTGTGCATATGCTGTTGAAATTGCAGGGCTGAGTAAATTGCAGTGACTTAAGACCCTTTTCTTTGATGTCTGTGGACATTTAAACACGCAACTTGTAGGCACTTCCAAGCTATTTTTAAGTGTCACTTGGTGGGATTTTGCTCATTTTGTGTATGACTGCTGTAGAGGGGATACAATGACCCTTAATAGTAATGGTGTATTcaaccacttttttaaatacacaccAAATGTTGTGGCGAGAGGAGCCATTACAAAGTTGGCATGTTTCCCCAAGTATGTATTAGAAAGACTGGGTGTGGAGGTGAACTAGGGACAGATGGTtggaacacatacacactacacaaTCTCCAAGTGTGCGGGACCCTTTCCAGGAATTGTCAGGAACTTCGATGTGCATCAAGAGTATAGACAAGTGGGTGTGCGCTGGATTCCACATCTGGTCTTGCAGTAGGGCATTAGGTCAGCTCCTGAGGGAATACGAGTGTGGGTCGTAAGACTGACAATCCGAACCCTTATCTGAGTGTAAACTCAAGGAGGGCCCCTTCCGGTTTCCTTAAACAGACATGCTCCAGTTAGAGTGTCCACGTCCAGATAACACATGCTTTGTGAAGACAAGATCAACTCCAAGTGGGTGTTTTAGCATTACTAAATGTAGAACTTCCTCAAACACAGACCACTATCCTACTTTTCATTTGACAAATTTCCAGGGTGAATGTGCTCTAAAATACCCCTGAATGTGTACATTTGTGAGGAAACTTGGTGGTAAGGTAAAATAATAAGTGAGGTGTATGTGTGCAAGAGAAGATTGCAatatgatatgtgtgtgtgcattcagtGTAATTGGGTCCAGCTGTGGTCTAGAGTCACTGGTCAGATGAGGGAGAGACTTGGCTCAGATATTGCCTCCTCCTCCACATCTCCATTCATTCTTCATCTAATTACTAACCTTCCCAAACCCCTCCGCTCCTGAGCTCTCCCTCACATCTTACTGGCTTGCATTGCTCTACAGTCAGTATTAAAACTCTGCATGATTTTAACTTCTACTTAACTTCTCTCTCATTCACTTTATGATGATGGTTGCTTAATGTTTTTTAACGTCCCGGTATCGTTTACCATCTGGCTTCATTAGTTCTGGGTGTGTCTTTTGATGTCTGGGGCAGTGTTCCTGCACGTTCAAGGCAATAATATTCTTACAGTAAGGAAACTGGAAACTTTTTCTACATCAATCATCCTCAAAGAAGTGAAACTGATACTGTGTATACATCTAACCATTattagcaaaaaaaacactcattgagattcagccacagtgtgtgtgacacagaAGGCAGTTTCAAAATGCAACCTTGGCCTTGCTCCCAAAAATGTTGCTTAGATCTGATTTTGTCCAAACTTGTAACTTAGACATTGAGCACATATtcctcttgattttttttttacagacatgAGCAAAACTTTTTGGCTCACAATTCAGTTATGCCTCATTAGAGTTGACTTACCAGCTCTAGTCCTCTCTAACTGCTGATGCTTGCCACTCAGTTCAGTTCAACCTTTAGTCTCCTAAGGATGAAAGGGTAtttgagtgttttattatttttgattatAGCCTTAtcttttaaaaaccacaaattCCAGTCTGTGTTCATATAAAGCAACCTCAATCAGTTGGAATAACACTATTCTTCACATCCACACCCATCCAGACGGAGCGTGGGGAATGGCTGCAGTTCCAGGCTGACCTGCAGGTGGCGGTGTCAGTGGCGGACCGTTTGAGAGCCGAAGCAGAAGAAGAGCTGACAGTGCTCCGGACAGTGCACAAGGATGTGGAGAGGGAGCTGGCTGCTTCCCAGCAGAGACAGAAGGAGGCTGATATGCAACTGGTAACCCTGAGAGGGGAGTTAAAGGAGAGCAGGCACAGACTGGCTACTCTCACCCAAGCTCCATGTCAGGAACCAGAACGGCCCAATGGAGAACCAACCAACAGCTCCGAAAGCAAAGAAGCGACCCACAGAggcagggagagaggggggtacAGGTTGGGGCGGGAAGGGATGGAGAGTAAGAGTCAGAATGAATTGAGGAAGAATGTTGTCAGCGAGGAGGCCAAACTAGACTGTAAAGGCGTTGCTAAGCGTTACCTGAGAAATGTGACCAATGAGGATAGGAATGGAGAGGAGGTGCGACCCAGCGAAACCCGAAGGACGGTAACCACAGAGAGGTCAAGGTGAGAAACTGTTTAGCTTAATATACAGCTGGAACCCTGCGTAACAGTTGTTCTGTAAAAGTGCCATCCAAAACGGGTTGGTGCGTCAGGTATGTCCTCCTAACTATTGTTGTTATTCCTAATGTTGCAGAAGCTTGTCCAGATTACCTGCTTCCTCAGGCTCCCTCACCATGCAGAATGGAACTTCCCAGCCCAATACTGCCTCAACGGTTGGACCTACAAACATGGTGAGATACCTTATCTTTATGAAAATTCATTAGAGCTTGTTTTTTTGCGAGGAATTGCGCACATTCTTAATTTATGGTCCACTGTTCATGTTATGATTCTGACTGAACTTTAATAATGAATctcttctgtttttaaagaatgTTGGGCAACTAAAAGGCCGAAGAAGTCTGGATTGGCAAGACAGCAGGTCAAGCACTGACAAAGGTGTGTGCGCGTTTTAACcaattttaaactaaaattgttaaaggtaccctgtggagtttttttgTTCACTAGCCGCGATATGgagcattttttttgttatttgtattgtACTATATGTGCATGAGGATGCGCAAGAATGATTATTGATGGTGCTACTAGTGTGTAGCTGTGTGCCAACAAAGGCAGTGAAGAAGACTGCTAGAAAGTAAACAGGAATGTAAACAACAAAGGATTTAATATATTCAGGAAATCAGCTTTACACATGTTTTTTATGTGGAAGGAAATGCATTAATTCAACTCTAAgggaatgctaatgttgctccgaGTTCATGGGCATGTGTAAATGAGCAATTGTTTGCTTATTCACTTTAAACAGTGAATGTCAACGTAACGACTTGTTCTGCTGCCACCTAGTGGTGTAGCTAAACCTCTTTTTCAAGAACTGCTTGGAGTGTTCATAATGACAGCGAGCTGCTGGGTAAGGAATTATGGTTGCTTATCTTTACAGGAAAACGTGAGGAGTCTCTAAACAAGTACAACTCTGCTCTCACTGAGCTGCCCCTTTCCAAgtgagtccacacacacacacacacacacacacacacacacacacacacacacacacacacacacacacacacacacacacacacacacacacactctctctctctctcactgacaAACCATTGTGTCCAAGGGACCAGCCTAATTGCTACATCCCGTGTAAATCTAATTACTTGTTTTGACCCTGGTACAATTTTCTGGTGAACTCCTAAAGCTCGATATTTGGGCCAAAACACCTTTCTTACTCAAATCAATGTCTTAACTGGGTTTTCCTTTCAATAATGGAGACAACTATAtgacaagatgtttttttttttatgatgccCAACTGATAACTCCTGTAGTGTTCAAACCAAAAAATCTGAATCCTTGTATCTTGTTGTCAGGTCCCAGGATGGTTTCAACCTGCTGCTGCGTCGCCATGGAGGCTCCAAGAGAAACTCGCTGCTCCGTTGGTGTCAGAGCCAAACGCAAGGTTACGAGGTGATCCTGGGCATGTTTTATTTGTACTGAACTTtacatgttttctttattttgtttgctttttcacagcaacaaggttagttggcaaacattgtttttaagcATTTTTAATTACTGTTTCGCTTATAAAGTGTTACCTGATTTCTGGAAACGCTTGCACTATACCAGTacctaaaaacaaaaccattgagTGTATGAATGATCTAAGACCAGTGGCTCTAACCTCCATAGCTCTGAAGGTATGTGAGAAAATTGTCTTAAATAGTCTGAAGCCTCATGAGGAGCAGTATCTTGACCCCTGCCAATTTGCCTATCAGAAAGGGAGAGGGGTAGAGGATGCTATTGTCTTTAAACTAGACAGTGTCTATGCTCACCTGGATGCCGAGCGATGATGTGTGAGAATTCTTTACTATGATTTTAGCGCAGCGTTCAATACGATACAACCACACATCATTGTAAATAAGCTTTTGATGATGAAGGTTCCAGGTGTATTTGTCTCTCTCATTCTAAATTTCTTTGA
Above is a genomic segment from Etheostoma spectabile isolate EspeVRDwgs_2016 chromosome 20, UIUC_Espe_1.0, whole genome shotgun sequence containing:
- the si:ch211-195o20.7 gene encoding cytospin-A, whose protein sequence is MGNFSSKDGHGPSGAHGDSFHTPPASPQSDGLPLMPNASQLLPPTSPQPSPAAPVTSPPPIPVLTSSGKKVQSSTTPSSPPPDWRPHPPVSSNSSTIGPGVSPLHSKPQSIVGKEQVAFGRNGGPPTSTPRPLVSQGQTTKSPSSTWSPSPVVVGGFSGQNWRERDSGLSQSLLPAHEAGGSLGEELQKLLEESSTTLGINASLDGATNTAEILKHLLTEVKNLKSTLQTERGEWLQFQADLQVAVSVADRLRAEAEEELTVLRTVHKDVERELAASQQRQKEADMQLVTLRGELKESRHRLATLTQAPCQEPERPNGEPTNSSESKEATHRGRERGGYRLGREGMESKSQNELRKNVVSEEAKLDCKGVAKRYLRNVTNEDRNGEEVRPSETRRTVTTERSRSLSRLPASSGSLTMQNGTSQPNTASTVGPTNMNVGQLKGRRSLDWQDSRSSTDKGKREESLNKYNSALTELPLSKSQDGFNLLLRRHGGSKRNSLLRWCQSQTQGYENIDITNFSSSWADGLAFCAVYHTYLPSHIPYPSLTPENKRENLSLAFKTGETVGIAQTLTVEEMLKAGGPDWQRVLSYVESIYRHFEM